AGTATTTACCTGattgattttttaaaatcaatGCGGCTAGGGGTTTTCACCTTGGGCCAATGTACTCCACTTTGTGGGCGTTAATTTGTAGGGCCCGTGTAAACGAGCTACGAGGAAAGCAGCATGAACTCTTAGCATTCATTATGGTCTTGTGATAAGGAAACATAAAGGCCGTTTATTCAACCATACTGTGAAAACCTCgcttaaccaatcaaaacgcgctgTTTCTCAAAACTAAATAGGACCATCTGGCTAGTTTATATGTTGTGCATTCATAACGAACAAATGTAATGAAATTTAACCGGTTTGCATGATTGACAGTCGATTGATGTCTTCAAGCTTCTCGCCTCACGATGACCCACACCAGTTTTGATATTGCGAAGAGATGAGCATTCTATTTTAAAGTTCACTCGTATGTTTTAGGTTCGTAGTCAAGTGCGATTCCATGAAAACACGTACAAGACTCGAAATAATACCACGAACGGTGGATACAAATCAACGTAGGATTATTCTCAATGTTGGAGGCCGTAAACATGAAACATTTCTAAGCACCGTGAGGAATTACCCAGACACGCGACTGTACTGGGTCGTCGAGAACGTCACGAAGGCTATCGACTATGAGTCGGAGAGAATCGAGTTGTTCTTTGATCGTCATCCTGGAATATTTGAGCAAGTTTTGAATTATTACCGAACCGGAAAATTACATTGTCCTCACGATGTATGTGGGCCTCTGTTTGAGGAAGAGTTGGCATATTGGGGTATTGACGAAAAGGAAATGGAGCATTGCTGCTGGACTTCATACTCGCAACATCGAGATGCTGAGCAGAATCTGAAGAGCTTTAATGTGCGTGACGGAGATCTAGAGCAAGATACAGATCTTGAGAGTGATAGACTAGAGGAACATCGTACACCTGCCGCAAGGGACTGTGGTCGGTTTACATGGTGGACAAAATATCAGCCCAACATATGGCCAATATTGGACGATCCTCATTCGTCTAGAGCAGCTAAGGTTAGAGAGAAAAATTTTATTGCCAATATTGCTTTCTTCCGtgcttttttcgttgtttttgttttgtcttgtcCCTTCTTTTGGTGAAAAGGAGCGGATTGTTATTCAGACACAAGCCGATGAGTGAGGACGTTGTTGGGCTTTGCTATATTAAGCTATTTTCAGTTCGGATTGGTCAAGAAAAGCGGCGAAAAAACGAATCTATTTGGAGGAAAGAGAATTTTGATACTTGAGGCAACTACGCAGTGGCGAACCATGGCATTTGAGAATGTTGGAAGAACGGCTCTCAATTATGTGAAACCAATCTCTCTATAACAGCTGTTACTCCATCCGATAGGGCAGTAGTGCCGATTGCGCTTTATTGGATTAAATAGTGGGATAAATTGGCGTGATTTTATCAGAGTGATACAAAAAAGATAAAGACGAATCAATCGAAACTCATTCGGACAACACCACAAAAAGAGTAAAATATCAGAGGCTTATCGACCGCTTTTGAACACTGCGCACAAAGTACACTCCTGATATGCAAATTAGCGATTTGTTTGGTCTGTTTATAGTTTCTTTCACTTAAGATGCTAAATGCTGTCTTTGATCTACCGCTTAGAGAATGCCCTATAGACGCAATGTAGCTGTTTTAACAAGGAAGGGGAGGAAGGGTGACTAGCTGTGGTCGTTGATTGCAACACTACTTCTGAcaaaaaataagagaaaaatcttttcattttgttactaATAGGTTCATAACTAtttcggtaaaaaaaaaaagagaaaaatctttTCATTTGTTACTAATAGATTCTTAACTCCGTCTGTGGTTTTGTTCAACTGGGTCCATTCAGTCAAAAATAGTCGCTTCCTATGGCTACACGACCACATTTCGGATGATTTGAATAAATGGGTTCTCTTTCAACATCCAGCAACTTTCAAGGTCATTCTATACATAAATTACGAATTTATACAGACCGTTGACGCGTGTTTGAAATCTCGAACAGCAAATTACACCTAAAATACACTACGAAGACATGAAATGAAGAGCAGGCTTCTCAGAACCCAAGAACAGACTAAAACTGACAAATATAGACTAATATGTTGACGAAACATCGCGTTTGTCAAATGTGTCCCCTTTATTTTTGGAATTATAAACGCTCACTACAATGAATCCCAGTAAACAAGCTTCTGTCCATACCATTTTCTCCTTATTAAATTTGACAAGTTTAAGCTTAATGTCGAGAAAAACAATCACTTGCAAAACATCAAGCATTGCATGTAACTCAAATGAGACGCTGGAATATTGTTCGCACAAGGCAACCTCGATTACCATGCAAGCTGCATGATTCTCATATGAAATGCCCAAAGAgtcaattttaatttcagtaAATGTCATTTGTCCCTGATGGGAGCAGAAACaagaaataatttcaaaacCTCTTTGAGGGTTCAAGATCAGAGGAGAATTCCCGCGCCTTGATTGCGTAAAACCATGatctcattttttaaatttaaaaggcGGAGGAGCATTACGGAACAATTCCAAATAAGAATGAACGATAAGCTTGAATTTTAAATTGCACTACTCATTTCTACGGTTCTTTTCTTAAAAGCGAAtcctaatttaaaatgaatgcatATTATGTACCTCGTAATAACCAATATCCAAATATATTTTTCTGCTGGACACTTGCAACTCACTTCAGTTGAACACATTTACCTTCTGTAAGGCGATCATCGAAAACTAAAAACGAGGGATGCCTAATCATAAATTCCAATAAATAGTTTGGGTCAAACATGTATACTTCCGCCGGTCCAAAACAATTCTCCTGAATCTTACCTAACAGGAATTTGTAAAATATACCAGCAGAGTCCGCCCCAGAAGAAAGGTGTTTAGCACTTCGTCAAAACTTTAAAACAGCAGTTTGCAATGAGGCTAATTCCACATTTGATTTCAGCTCAAAAATGAACTCTTAAAAAACTGTCGAACATTTTAGCACTGCAGCTGACTCGGCATTTAACAATTTCTgcgtttattattatttttttcattttattccaGATATCCAAAGATTCctatcaaaaagaaaacatgattgGTTTCACTATTACGTGAAATCCAACTTTTAACCCGACAAATGTAACCCAAACCCTTAATGGTTTAAAAGTCATTAAAATGGCATTTCTCAGTTCCTTAATCGAAATGCGAGCCCCACAAATGGAAGGAAAATTGACAATGCTTCCAAAAAGGGATGTAGCATTTAAGTGAACTCAAACAACGAAAGCTAACAAGAAAAAACGACAAACAGAATATAAATATATAGTGAACAGATGCATTTTGCCTGAAAAGTGCCAAAATTATCTTAAAACAACTAGCCAATTTCCTCTTGTCTCCCTCACGAAAAAGTCCACTAAGCAAGCGGATTGGATGAAACTTCAGTTAACGTTGCGATTTTTCGTTTCAGCTAGTTGAAAATGTTATCAACAATGggcttctttttatttttttcttaatcaggTTGCGGGTTTAACTTGAGCGTGGCATCTGTTTAGTGTTCAATTTTCAGAAAGATGTCTTTGTATGAAGACGGACTACTACTTTTCAATTACTACAAACTCTACAAGCGTTATTAAAGTGACTATCGAAATAAGTTCTTTAATCGTGATAGCAAGTGTTGTGCGATTTTTTTGACGAAAACAAAAGGATGCTATGTAAATTAAATTCATATTGAACCTCCTCCAGGGACAAATTGCCTTGGACATTAGAATTTGTAATtactataaaaaataaaacgcttttgaaggcaaagaaaaatagcaaagGACAACTCTGCGTCAGTTTTAATTCTAAAGTCACAAATGCATATCACCCAGCTTCGTTTTTCAGAAATCATACCAAGCTGCACAACAATGAACTAAAGCCAGCGACTtctcttatttattttttcaggtGTTCTCTATTGTCTCTGTGGTGCTGATAATGCTGTCCGTAAGCGCATCCTGTGCAATAACTCTTCCCCAGTTCTCCGAGAGTCCACCAAGAAGCAAAAATGTCGTTTTTAAAACCATCGATTACCTTTGTGGCATTTGGTTTACTATTGAATTGCTGCTACGAATCATATTCTGTCCGAGAAGACGATTATTTTTCCGACAGGTAACGAACTGGATCGATATTCTCTCGGTTCTGCCGTTTTATCTTCAGCTTTTCGATCCCCAACTAAGCATTAATCTAATCCAGGCTCTTCTGATGATTCGCCTTCTTCGACTGTTTCGTTTCTTTCGCCTGCTCTACGGTCTTCAAATTTTGCTACACACACTGAAAGCAAGCTCTTACGAACTAGGGCTATTGTTGCTTATTCTTTTGATCCCAGTAGTTCTATTTTCTTCTATTATATACTACATTGAGCAAACGATGCACGGTGAGCAATCGAAGTTTCGTTCAATCCCAGTATCACTTTGGTGGTCTCTTATCACCATGACAACGGTAGGTTACGGGGACATGGTGCCGCAGACGTGGGCAGGGAAAATAATTGGAGGAGCTTGCTCGATATGCGGTATACTGGTGGTAGCTTTACCAATTTCCATCATCGGGGGTAACTTCAATCTATACTATGCGCATGCGCAAGCAAGGCTTAAACTTCCAAAGAGACGGAATCGGTTGTTGTTGAGTTCTATAACTTCTGATTTTTCCGACCGCCGTTCTTCTCCCTTTACAAGACGTAGAGGATTACGCATGCGAAGTAACGTTCCATTTGAGACTTGGGATGAAGAGAACGAAGTTCAAAGAAGCAGGAATGGGTCAAAACAACGCAACAGTGTTCCAAAGAAAAATTCGAGTGACACAAGCCGAAATTCCAGGACATGGAGCATTCCCTCAAGTAAATCTGACCATGCTTTTGGTAATAATAATGACGTAAAACTGTCACCGACGAGTACACGGGGAAATATTGAACGTAGATATAGTCGCAACGAACGAGTTTCTCCAAAACTTAGCGATTTGCCGGAAAAGGACGAGACAGAAGAGATCGAGACTTCAGGAAGTCACTCGCAGAATGCTAAGCGGCATTCAAGAGTAAAGAGCTACTCTCCTTCGGAAAGACTTCCGCTTTGGCTTGCGGAAAGCACTCGCGTACCGCGCATGCGTTCTTCTAGTGTGCCTTCAAATGCGCAAAGGCCTCCGCGCAGCGGCCCACCACCGCGAAAAACGAAATCGCAGTCCTCGCCTATTTGTCGCCGGTGTTCACTACCAAAGGCAATTCCAAACGCTTATGAAACTGAACGGTCGCAATATTCTTCTCCAGAGGTATGTTGTTGCTTAGGAAAGAGAGAGATTTTAAGGGAGTCACCCAATTCCACATACACCATATATATCCCTGGGGTTGATGAAGGAGTACAAGTCAGCATGGAAAGCCTACCTTCTTGGAATCGAGAGCTTTCCTTCGATTATAGATCCCCAATTCAACCTGATTTTGTTCCTAATTTGAGTAAGCTTTCAGATGAAGACAGTGACTCTGCAAACGATCTGCAAGATCAAGATGAACACGACACAATTACGAGCGAGGTAAACAATCAATCTAACAGTGAGTCGAAACCACTGTTGACAATAGACATGCCCATCAGTTGCGCAAGCATGACTGATCAAGAAACTTCAATCTGATCAACCGAAATATACTGAGCTGACAACAAAACCAGTGTAGGTTTTTGGAATCCCTTATACTATGGTAAAATCGTCTATGACCGTGGGTCGGGTACGAGATGAAAAATAGTCAGTTTTACTTAATTAATCAATCCTATATCCACGAAGCATAAACCAAAACTAATGCTTTTTTAAAACAGCTTGGTGCGGAgactttcttttctattttaaatTCTAGAATATTTATTTCTGCATACGCGCATACGTTGATGTTTTGCTTCTAGGAAACAGGCTTTTTATGTACAAATTTTAAAagttaatttttgaaaaaatggcattaagggcagttttcaaattcATCAACAAACTGTTCACTTATGCATAAGGTCCAACacaagaaaagaatgaaaaagaaagaatacttAACTCTGTTGAGTATTCTTAACAGTCTTAAGTGTACACATTTATATGAACAGAGTTTAGTCATGGTTGACTAAATTCAATGCCAATGACTCTTCGTCCTGAAGAAATACAAAGTTACCGATATTGTATGCTAAATGTTCACAGCTAGGCGGCTAAAATGAATTTTACGGAAAGAACTTCCCTGTTATACGGTCATTTCAACGgttcaaattgaaaacttttcGGACTTGCAGAAGTTCTCCAAAGGCACAATATGATTGTCTCAATATCTAAACCTAATTACTGAATAAAACAGAAATTAAGACTTGATATAGAAGAGCTGCTACAACCCAAATAGTGGCAGTCTTTTGCTTTgggttgcaaaaaaaaaaacacttcctCGCGGTAAAATTTTCCCAGTATTTTGCACTCAAAACTGCGAAGAGGCCGATGTTAGTCACGGATCTCTGTTTTGATCAGctgaaattgtggccattatcATTGGCTAATGTGTTAAAGCAGGAATACAATTTATAAAATATAGGAGTCTCGTCACATTAACTTCATAAATGACTTGCAGTTATTAATGAAGTAAAAAGGAGACAATTTAAATTTAGTCAAACCACAATGAGAATAACTTAAAGAATATGTGTGCTGCGTTTTTCAAGTTTCAGCTGCATGAAACATTGCGTGTATGGGTGATAATTCGTCTGCAAAGAAAAGTAAAAACACTTATTCTGTTTTGCCCATTACCTTAATTAAGATCATTGTTCCAGCAAGTTTACTGGACATTTCAGAGGTCAGGGAAGAGGCGCTTCGTATTTTCCCCTCCAGTGGGCAAACGTGTCCTACCATAAGTAAGAAGACATGATTCCGCTTGCCGGTATATAGTCTTACCGCCTCCAGTTCTTATTTGGTTCGCGTATGCGAATGAGGTAGCTTGACCTCCAATGCTCGCTATATGAAGGAGAAACCGCAGCTCGGAATACCATACAATGGCAGCCATAGCATTGTTCGTCAAAAGCGCATGCCTGGTGGTACAGTTAGTCCAGAGAGTTGATCGAGCAAGCACGAAAATCTTACTCATGTAAGCATCAAGAAGTGTCAACTCTtagtcacaaaaagaaaactatgtTGTCTGATTAGGAAACACACTTAAATTGAATGGACCTCTTCTTAAACCAGCAATAAGGGCCAAAACATTATAGTCAGCTCCTTAGCTCAATACAGCGGACAAAAATATCATAGTGTTTCacagtaatttttttaaattcaaatcaaacaaaaatagaCCAattaacgaaaaacaaaattggaaaTTTCAAAGCACACTAATAATGTATTATTTACGACGAAAACACTGCATGCCTCCAATAAAGCTGTAACTCGTGAAGTTACCATCGTAATCCCAGAAACATTCATCCGAGATAGTAagattttttcaagaaaataaagtaaaaaggatCAGTTTTATTAAACTCAAGAAGGTTCAATTTGCAGCGAAGAATGATTGAATCAAGGACGTAAGCAGGTACCTAGCACTTCAAAACATGTTTAATTTTCGGTGGCTGATTTACCAGAAAAGACAAATTGACACTATTTCAATGCAGTCAAAACACTTATCATTGGATAATTCCTCT
This window of the Acropora muricata isolate sample 2 chromosome 14, ASM3666990v1, whole genome shotgun sequence genome carries:
- the LOC136899021 gene encoding potassium voltage-gated channel protein egl-36-like; amino-acid sequence: MEIRRFMTTKVQLKYISAKKKEETKNPKHINYLYILRLIEEESCVHVAETIIKVLYARFVVKCDSMKTRTRLEIIPRTVDTNQRRIILNVGGRKHETFLSTVRNYPDTRLYWVVENVTKAIDYESERIELFFDRHPGIFEQVLNYYRTGKLHCPHDVCGPLFEEELAYWGIDEKEMEHCCWTSYSQHRDAEQNLKSFNVRDGDLEQDTDLESDRLEEHRTPAARDCGRFTWWTKYQPNIWPILDDPHSSRAAKVFSIVSVVLIMLSVSASCAITLPQFSESPPRSKNVVFKTIDYLCGIWFTIELLLRIIFCPRRRLFFRQVTNWIDILSVLPFYLQLFDPQLSINLIQALLMIRLLRLFRFFRLLYGLQILLHTLKASSYELGLLLLILLIPVVLFSSIIYYIEQTMHGEQSKFRSIPVSLWWSLITMTTVGYGDMVPQTWAGKIIGGACSICGILVVALPISIIGGNFNLYYAHAQARLKLPKRRNRLLLSSITSDFSDRRSSPFTRRRGLRMRSNVPFETWDEENEVQRSRNGSKQRNSVPKKNSSDTSRNSRTWSIPSSKSDHAFGNNNDVKLSPTSTRGNIERRYSRNERVSPKLSDLPEKDETEEIETSGSHSQNAKRHSRVKSYSPSERLPLWLAESTRVPRMRSSSVPSNAQRPPRSGPPPRKTKSQSSPICRRCSLPKAIPNAYETERSQYSSPEVCCCLGKREILRESPNSTYTIYIPGVDEGVQVSMESLPSWNRELSFDYRSPIQPDFVPNLSKLSDEDSDSANDLQDQDEHDTITSEVNNQSNSESKPLLTIDMPISCASMTDQETSI